The genome window TCTCTTTTAGTGCCTGCCATGCCCTGCCTGTAGCTCCACGCTCATGCTGTTCTTCCGCGAAGGCCGTCATCTACCCTGCTAACGGGTTAGCGCTACGATCTTCTCGGCTGCCTCGGGCATCGTCGCCGCTGGCGTAATACCCTCTTGTGCAAGGATGGCCGCTCCCTCTTCAGCTCGCGTACCGGCCAAACGAACCACTAAAGGCACCTTCACCTCTAATGAATTCTTGGCCATTACAATGCCTTTGGCAACTTCATCGCAGCGCGTGATCCCGCCAAAAATATTGATTAAAACGCCGCGAACCTGCGGGTCGGAAAGCACAATGCCCAAGCAGGTCTTCACCCGCTCCGACTGCGCCCCACCTCCAACATCCAAAAAGTTGGCAGGGCGGCCTCCAGCTCTTTGAACGGCATCCATTGTTGCCATCGTTAGCCCTGCTCCATTGCAAATAATTCCTACTTCCCCCTTAAGCCGTACATAGGCGATATCGAGACGATGGGCCTGGGCCTCTAAAGGGTCTTCCTCGCTCTCCTCGGCGAAAGCGGCCAGATCGGGATGCCGAAAGAGCGCGCTGTCGTCTATCTCGATTTTGGCATCGGCCGCTAAAACACGTCCATCTTCCGTTACGGCCAAGGGGTTGATCTCGGCTAAGGATGCATCCACCCCCACAAAAGCGTTCAAAAGTCCACGGAGTGGACCAACTAAACGATTGACCAAAACAGGGTCCAAACCCGCCTTATAGCAGGCCTGCCTAATCTCAAAATCGTGAGGGCCTTCCAATGGGTCAATGGGTAGGCGCACCACTGCTTCTGGCTCCTCCGCTGCCACCGTCTCAATATCCATACCCCCTCTAGCGCTCACAATAAGCACGTTGCATCTACTAACCCTATCCGGCACGACCCCAGCATAGATCTCCTGCTGAATGCTTATCGGCTCCTCAATGAGAAGTTTCTCTACTTTCAAACCCGCCGGCGCTTGGTGGGTCTTTAAGAGCATTCCCAGCATCTGTTGGGCCAACCTCTCTGCCTCTTCCGGTGACGAGGCAATACGGATACCGCCAGCC of Chthonomonas calidirosea T49 contains these proteins:
- the sucC gene encoding ADP-forming succinate--CoA ligase subunit beta encodes the protein MKIHEYQAKEVLARFGVPIPRNAGVAFKPEEVREKVAQLGGKGVLKAQVHTGGRGKAGGIRIASSPEEAERLAQQMLGMLLKTHQAPAGLKVEKLLIEEPISIQQEIYAGVVPDRVSRCNVLIVSARGGMDIETVAAEEPEAVVRLPIDPLEGPHDFEIRQACYKAGLDPVLVNRLVGPLRGLLNAFVGVDASLAEINPLAVTEDGRVLAADAKIEIDDSALFRHPDLAAFAEESEEDPLEAQAHRLDIAYVRLKGEVGIICNGAGLTMATMDAVQRAGGRPANFLDVGGGAQSERVKTCLGIVLSDPQVRGVLINIFGGITRCDEVAKGIVMAKNSLEVKVPLVVRLAGTRAEEGAAILAQEGITPAATMPEAAEKIVALTR